Part of the Zea mays cultivar B73 chromosome 4, Zm-B73-REFERENCE-NAM-5.0, whole genome shotgun sequence genome is shown below.
ttacgactataaaaggaaggaccagggccttcttagagaaggttggccgcgcgggaccgagggcgggacaggcgctctcttggggccgctcgcttccctcacccgcgtggacgcttgtaacccccctactgcaagcgcacccgacctgggcgcgggacgaacacgaaggccgcgggacttccacctctctcacgcccgactccggccacctcgcctctccccccttcgcgctcgcccacgcgctcgacccatctgggctggggcacgcagcacactcactcgtcggcttagggaccccctgtctcgaaatgTCGACACATCTAAAGAAGGGTTGAAGCAAACATGTGACCATCTATCTCTGACAAAAGCGGTATAtaatagtgtgtttggtttgataaATGAATTGATCTATCTTCTTCTCACCCTCACTTTTTTATTTgatttgtggaatagaatgagttgatccatcaccacatcattcctcataagctaataatctttatactacttattaaggctgcaagagtaGTCTGTCATTCCCGTGTTCTGTCACCATTCCCTACGGCCCacatctagctaaaattaaaaaaacatGTCCTCAAGAGGATTTGAACCCATGACCTCTCAAACAAAGGCCAAAAGTAGCCACcgttacaccacatgtgtgttcatatctacatctatgacaggaaacacatctactacatctatcaccaagctcacttgctacccttacacaatgcgtagtagtagataattatcaccGAGAtttttgaattatatttttggatggaggtaatattatttaaagaagagctttgcatacaatttcttttgtttgaataatgtattatacttaaattctctttttttgcatgcgtgacattttttcttcgtaatatttttttccatggatcagacttgtgagtcattttcataaaccaacgtcaagcatgaatccatgtttcttacttgaaaccccgaacaaacaccatgagcaggaggcactcgcgttggcgtcgctcatcgatgacgagaagaagcttgacgactgtcagttcgacctctagaagcagtcctaTGTGGTCGCATGCGCCACTGTatacgacaagctcccgcgaagccaccgcttggacgcggtccagagcaactacaccgcgttgtccatcgttaagcaggggggcctcatggttgtcgccaacgtcgacAACTCTCGGATTGTTCTGGACACCGTATccaacgacgacgccatcacgccgtccaactcatcgtccacctgaagcccaacctgccacgtaagtcgctactggccggacatgaattcttgtgcgctgggaccatGGACGTTGCtgatgttgtgtgagtgtcctcgaacatgatgtatatagtggagtagcgcatccggtgaTGCAACGACcagggtactacctcgctgatgagcccggggtgcactttgtttggcagcccaaccaagagtcatcggtactactatatcgaggattgtggcgtcatcttggcgctggaggtgacgcagaggaggatcgacaacagtgaccagttcgtcatcctcgccactgtcagggtagcttttgtgccggcctgtcTTTAATTATCTTCGtaaacacacttacctttttgtttaagcaagagcgtatggtggtgcgtgtctgatgactaacgatgtacgaggaaatttcttccgacatgtgtgaaacgtgctcttcaatgatgagatcatataaatcgtggcatatatcgaagtctgcatgatactgatggttgcaatgtagtggtgaaacaattagattaaaataacaaaaattatgtatggctaggatcacaaattggttatgaaacattttctcataacaatataacacacattttgtatataagttattgtagtatactggtattatatattcccgttgcaacgcacggacactcaGCTATTAGTATATAGATGAGGAGtgagttgattccaccaaaattgatgaaatgaacttatgatgcatcacctcatgaagtatagagtgactccacaaaccaaacacactataaATTGCACCGTCTAAGGCCAGTTAATGTGTCGAAAGTAGACATGTTTAACTGTCGGGTCGGGTATTCGGGTTGGGTCGGGTTTTTCTGTTTGGGTCGAGTTTTGGATAAAAAATCATGGCTCGTGCTCGGTTCATGGATTATTGCAAGCGAAAATTATGGTCTATACTCCCTCGTTATATTAATCAGGTTAAATTGGTTTTTTTTTCAAACGGATCAAATTAGATTAATCGGGTCGAACGGCCATGTTCGGATCTAGCCGAAAACCAAACCCAATTACCCATGTAACCAATACGCCCGTGGCCCCGGACTCCTTCCTTTGCGTGCGAGAGAAGCCAGCCCCCAATGCTCCCCTCCGGTATCCCGGTCCTGGCGACCGGGCCCTGCCCCTGCCCGGTTCCACCGGTCATACAAATCGACACAGGCAGCAGGGAGAGGCCGCGGCGCTTGGCGATGCACAAGCCACAGCATAGCGGCGCGAGGGGAGAGGAGAGCCGCGGCCGCGGCCGCCTCTCCAGGGCTAACGCGCGGAAGGGCATTGGGCACGGGCAGCCACCGCGCCGCTCGCGTCCACGTGAACCCCACCGCGCCGCTCGCGTCCACGTGAaccccaccgccgccaccacccgcCGCGGCACGCCCCACCCACAAAAACCCAACCGCCCACCACCCATACCCAGCCGCGCCTTatcctccaccgccgccgccgccccctccccccaaCTACTCGTCCTCACCCGCACCCGTAGTCGCCGCCCGCCCCCAGATCTAGATCTGAGCCTCCCGTGACCAGACGATGGCCGACGAGCCTCCGCCACCGGCGCTAGCGAGGAAGAGCGCGCCGGCGCAGCCGTGGTCGCACGTGGAGACCATGCACCTCATCGACGCGTACGAGGAGCGCTGGACGGCGCTGCGCCGCGGCCAGCTCAAGGCGCACCAGTGGGAGGAGGTGGCGACCGAGGTCGCCGCCCGTTGCGCCGCCAACCCGGGGGTCATCGCTCAGCGCAAGACGGGCACGCAGTGCCGGCACAAGCTCGAGAAGCTCCGCAAGCGCTACCGCACCGAGGGCGCCCGCCCCGTCACCTCGCTCTGGCCCTACTTCCGCCGCATGGATCGCCTCGAACGGGGGGCCCTCGCAGCCTACCCGGCCGCGGCTAGCTCGCCGCCTGCCGCCGACGGCGACGAAGAGGAGGACGAGGAAGACGTGCAGGAGGAGGAAGAAGTGGAAGAGCTCGTCCCCCGCAACAACACCCGGAGCATCAACGGCATCATCCGGGAATTCGGCACCGGCCTCGCCCCGCGCCACCCGCAGCTGCAGCTCCACCCGCCGCCTTCTTCCATCACGCCGTCCACCGCTCCCCCCCGCAAGAGGGTGGCCTACGAGGCATTCCAGGCCAAGGACGAGGCCGTGGCCGTGGAGATGACCCGCCGCGGCGGCTCTGGGTGGGCTGTCGCGCAGCTCTCGGTTGTGGTGAGGGATTTCGGCGAGGGTGTCATGCGGCTGGAGCGGCGGCGCATGGAGGTGCAGTGGGAGATCGAGCGCGGGTGGCAGGAGGCGGACGCCCGCCACGCCAGGATGCTCAAGGACGCGTTGCGCCAGTTCCGCGacactgccgccgccgccgcctgcgtcttgccgccgaagaaggccagGAGAGACCATGGAGACTCGTAGTAATAGGCTAATAGCGATTGATTTGATCCTGATGCTGATGGTGATGCTAGCAGGGAAGGCATCCCCATCCACCCCAATTGGATGTTCCTCCCTCTTCTGTCCATGTCGTATATGAATATGAGTGGTAGTACAGTACTGATTTGCAGCAGCATTATGTTCATTTGTGACCTCATTTATGTTAAGCTTGCGTTGCGTTATGGTGAATGGTGGCGATGGTTTTGGATGGTGCAGCAAGCTAATTAATGTGGTGAAATTGCTTTTTTTTTGCGGCCGGTGTATGAGATGCAGGCAGGGAttaggctatccgcactcatacaactctaaatttctactttaaaaagaaTATTCTGTCCTTATCAGCAAGTTTCTCTACTCTATACCATAATCCTGCGCAGTCATATATACTCCATATCTCAACCTTATATCAACTACAAAATATTATATCAATTTTTTAATTTTTTCCATACACACGCTGCTGCATGTGAATGCAGTTGCTTTCATATGATTGGATGCAGTTGCTCACGGACACAGACACATAGTGTATGCAGTTGCTTTCGTATGACCCTAGCTGTGACGTTCGTCCACCCATGCGCCAAAATAGAGTACCTTATACAACAGATGGCTGCAGCACGCCGAGTAACTCTACGCCGGTAGGGTAGGGCATCGAGTCCGTCACTGCCTTACCATCCCGTTTGAATCCGATATGCAATGATTCAGTGCTGTCTGTTTGCCTCCCTTGTACGCCACTTGGACGTTCGTCGCAAGGTCTTGTTTGATACTAGTATGGTAGTATAGCAGCTGCGTGCTCTGATGTTCGATTCAGAAGCAGTCGATTGGGCACTGGACTGGAGCATATGATTGGGGCTATCGCCAGTTGACCAAAGCATTATGTATACTACGCAGGCAGCTGTATGCGATCGCGCAAAAGTTTGGAGCTTCAACTAGTTTGGGCATCATGAACGCAGAGAAGATAGAATCCCATAGATTTGCTCGGGAGACCGAACAGCGATCAGCTGGAAGCGTGCGTGAATAGTAAAACGCAGTTATGTAAATGTGCGGGTGTTTACTCGGGGACAAAGACAAGCCTGCTCTAAATCGCTAGCGGTGGCAACAGGACGGGTCGGAGCTGGGTGCTGCCCGTACCGGCCACCAGAGGGAGCCAGAAAACTGGAGTGGATAGAATACACTTGTTATTCAAAACTATCTTTATGGTTTTGTTTGGTTATTTTAGTATTACCTCAGTCTATCTCAATATATGTAGATT
Proteins encoded:
- the LOC100857060 gene encoding trihelix transcription factor ASIL1, with protein sequence MADEPPPPALARKSAPAQPWSHVETMHLIDAYEERWTALRRGQLKAHQWEEVATEVAARCAANPGVIAQRKTGTQCRHKLEKLRKRYRTEGARPVTSLWPYFRRMDRLERGALAAYPAAASSPPAADGDEEEDEEDVQEEEEVEELVPRNNTRSINGIIREFGTGLAPRHPQLQLHPPPSSITPSTAPPRKRVAYEAFQAKDEAVAVEMTRRGGSGWAVAQLSVVVRDFGEGVMRLERRRMEVQWEIERGWQEADARHARMLKDALRQFRDTAAAAACVLPPKKARRDHGDS